The sequence CCCACTTCCACAACGACTCTGGCTGCGCCATTGCGAATGCATACTGCGCTCTTGAGGGAGGTGCTACTCACATCGACACCTCCGTTCTTGGTATCGGCGAGCGCAACGGTATCACGCCTCTCGGTGGTCTTATGGCCCGTATGATTGTCGCGGACCGTGACTATGTCCTCTCCAAGTACAACATCAAGAAGCTCAAGGAGGTCGAGGATCTCGTTGCCGACCTTGTTGAGGTTAACATCCCCTTCAACAACTATGTCACTGGCTTCTGCGCCTTCACCCACAAGGCCGGTATCCACGCCAAGGCTATCCTCAACAACCCCTCGACTTACGAGATCATTGACCCCAAGGACTTTGGCATGTCTCGTTACGTCCACTTCGCCAGCCGACTTACTGGTTGGAACGCCATCAAGAGTCGTGCTGAGCAGCTTGGCTTGCAGATGAGCGATGCGCAGTACAAGGAGTGCACTGCTAAGATCAAGGCCATTGCCGACATCCGCAAGATCGCGCTCGACGACACCGACTCGATCATCCGTACCTACCACCACAACTTGCACGCCAAGGAGGAGCAGCCGCTTCTGCCTGGCATGACCgaagaggagaagaagaagttccTCGAGGCCGAGAAGGAGCTCAGCAGCATGCCCGAGAAGAGGGCGCTGGACGCTGCTGCAGATGCAGAGGCCGAGGTTcctgctgctaagaagacAAGATCGGCTGCCGTCGCCTAGACGCTTGAGTGTGTGTTCAATTTGCGTCCCCGGAGTTTTCTGCTTTCCTTTTCCGTCCGTTTTGGGGATTGTACTTTCACGACATGTCTGCATATTCCGGGTACGGAAAAGTTGTTTTGTTTAGATACCTCAGATCGAGGGGCTTTGACAGCTCTTCGCAGCACATAGAGCACGCTGCTTTTCTATGGGCGGAAGGAAGCCTGTAGTCAACAGCAATTCAAATCATTGATCTGATCAATCATCATACACACGCACATCAAGTGATCCCCGCGGAAGAGAAGTCTGGGCACGTGCCGTTCAGGGTCCAGCCCAGCCGTGCATAGCGACCAGGGGCGCTTCCTCTATTTTCCATTGCCGCCCAGCTAACTTCCCCACCAGCACCTCGACTGTCGTTCCTGTTGTTATCGTACCCGTCGCAACCATGAGCTCTGCCGTCGCCGCCACCGAGCAGCCCAAGATCACAGCCGAGAACGTTGTGCGCCTGTTCCCTGAAGTCAACACAACTGTCATTGGAGGATCGCACGACTCAGCCCGCAACGACGACGCGCTCGCTGGCTACGATGAAGAGCAGATCAAGCTGATGGATGAGGTGTGCATTGTGctagacgacgacgacaagcCTATTGGAAGCGCAAGTAAGAAAGTTTGTGAGTAATTGCCGCAAGCACGCCCTGCCTAGGTGGGATGCGCCATTTCTTGCCCTGTATACTGATGCGCCACAGGCCACCTGATGGAGAACATAAACAAGGGCCTCCTCCACCGCGCTTTCTCTGTTTTCCTCTTCGACTCCCAGAACCGACTCCTCCTCCAGCAGCGAGCTACCGAGAAGATCACCTTCCCAGACATGTGGACAAACACCTGCTGCTCGCACCCATTGGGCATTCCTGGAGAGACAGGATCCACCTTGGAGGAGTCGGTTCAGGGCGTCCGACGTGCAGCCGTTCGCAAGCTTGACCAGGAGCTTGGCATCGAGTCTTCTCAAGTTCCCATCGACGACTTCAAGTTCCTGACAAGAATACACTACAAGGCACCCAGTGACGGCATGTGGGGTGAGCACGAAGGTAAGAAAGCCCGAGTGTGGACAGAAATGCAGGCACCAAAGCCTCTGCGACCGCCATCAGCTTTTGGCAAAGAGCAACGCTGACAGAAGCACAGTGGACTACATCCTCTTCATCAAGGCCGACGTAGATCTCAACATTAACCCTAACGAAGTCCGTGACAGCTGCTTTGTTACGCAAGAGGAGTTGAAGGCCATGTTCCAAGACAAGTCGCTCAAGTTCACACCGTGGTTCAAGTTGATCTGCGAGACGATGTTGTTCGAGTGGTGGAGCCACCTCAACTCCGGCCTTGAGAAGTACCTTGGAGAGACAGAGATTCGCAGAATGTAAAGGAAGAAGTAACCATGATACCATGTTGAAAAGGAGGAATGTTCTAGGAGCTTGAGGAAGGTGCGCAATACCCCCGACGGGCTTACGTGGGTATCCGAGGGGCCGCCAGCGCCAGTGTTCCGAACGGTCGGCCCAGCACCAATCTGCTTCCGAAGGACGAAGCAACGCATCGGCCAGCGATAGATACCACAACTGCAATTGATCACAACAACACGTCAAGTGACCAAGCCCCACGTCTCGTACTCGTGGACTGCAGCACAACCGACTCATGCGCATGAACCTCTCTTATCACTATCTTATTATGACCAACGTGGCGGACGATCATCACCTTGTCCTCAAACAAACTTGACTGATAGGTGATTAGCAGGTGCCATATCTCACAGCGGAACTTCCCCGGGCAAATGATGCTTCGCGGGACCCGCGGACGCTGGCCTGGTCTTCACGATGGTGGAGAGGAACGAGGAGTGCCATGCCACTTTGAGGAGGTACAAGCGGCGACATACCAACCGTTTCCGGTCACCCCACACTTTCGCAAACGCCACGCTTCGTACGCTTCACTCGACTCCGGCTTGGTGATGAGAACTGTAGTCTTCTGGTGAAGATCAAACGAGCCAGACACAAAGCTGGTGGTGCGTCGTTCAGCTGCAATGCAACGGTACCATTTGAGCCGCATCGAACAGAAGCGCGGCTGATAACAGTGGAAGATACTGTCACTGGATCTAGAGATGGGTCCCGCTGCAACACTAGCGCGACCTCCTCCTCTATCTAGGCTTACGATGCTAGCAAGGGCTTGGGCGGAAGTATATCAGCGGCTGCTCCCACCTTTGTACCCTCACAAAAAGACTCTACTCTAGTATTTCGATCATCGTTCTTCTTCTCAGCCAAGCCGCAACAACTCACGATCTTGAATCTTCACGATAATCGCCAGCCACTGACGTACGAGCCGGTCAGCATTCCGATCAGTGCTTACTCTCGGCTGTGCGTTACGCCAAGCCAGCGTACAGCAGTGCTGTCATCGGTCTTGTGACAAGCCACCAACGAGTCGCGAAGCAAAGGTCACGTTTTGCCGTCCGTCCAACTATTGTCGCAAGTCCCTCTACGAGCGAGCTTTGCACAACGACAAGACGCACGCCTATTGCCGGTCCTAGAAGGTATACTTCGACTATACGTCGCCCTGATACCTGCCCAATTATTTCAAGGCAGCCTGCATAGCATCGCCTATTGATGTCGGTTGATCTACGTCAAGCTTTTCAATCTCTACGCTATCCATCTCGAGTCGAAACCGTCTCGAGATCGCAGCTCTCGAAAGTCCATACAGGAGATACGACCCGTCCGTTAAAACCGTAGTCGTTTCGCAAGGCAGCAAAGGTATACTATGGCAGGCAATCGACGGTCA is a genomic window of Ascochyta rabiei chromosome 16, complete sequence containing:
- a CDS encoding Isopentenyl-diphosphate Delta-isomerase, encoding MSSAVAATEQPKITAENVVRLFPEVNTTVIGGSHDSARNDDALAGYDEEQIKLMDEVCIVLDDDDKPIGSASKKVCHLMENINKGLLHRAFSVFLFDSQNRLLLQQRATEKITFPDMWTNTCCSHPLGIPGETGSTLEESVQGVRRAAVRKLDQELGIESSQVPIDDFKFLTRIHYKAPSDGMWGEHEVDYILFIKADVDLNINPNEVRDSCFVTQEELKAMFQDKSLKFTPWFKLICETMLFEWWSHLNSGLEKYLGETEIRRM